A genomic segment from Nicotiana sylvestris chromosome 1, ASM39365v2, whole genome shotgun sequence encodes:
- the LOC138875731 gene encoding uncharacterized protein translates to MAAASNFEEDHWRPCSDIAKTRKEYNDADRKDIEKNFRAKKILVCGIGPNEYNRISACQSVKEIWEALQTAHEGTTQDDEFIQDMHTRFTSIINELHSLGEIIPRNKLVRKILSVLPGSWESKVNAITEAKDLQELTIDELVGI, encoded by the exons atggctgctGCGTCAAACTTCGAAGAAG ACCATTGGAGACCCTGTAGTGACATTGCTAAAACTAGAAAGGAATATAATGATGCTGACCGGAAGGATATTGAAAAGAACTTTCGAGCTAAGAAAATCCTCGTCTGTGGTATTGGACCAAATGAGTACAATAGGATTTCCGCATGTCAATCTGTTAAGGAGATCTGGGAAGCTCTCCAAACAGCTCATGAAGGGACAACACAG GACGATGAGTTCATTCAGGATATGCACACTCGCTTCACATCTATCATCAATGAGCTCCACTCTCTGGGAGAGATTATTCCCAGGAACAAACTCGTCAGGAAGATACTTAGTGTATTACCTGGTTCCTGGGAAAGTAAAGTAAATGCTATCACGGAGGCAAAGGATCTGCAGGAGCTGACCATTGATGAACTTGTCGGTATATGA
- the LOC104239897 gene encoding ABC transporter G family member STR, producing the protein MAKFKRTDKNRSLESLLDLDKSAQLNKINGNNLAKQPTRKLIPGHGLEFNNLSYSVTKKVKKDGVWINKEAYLLNDISGQALRGEIMAIMGPSGAGKSTFLDALAGRIARGSLEGTVRIDGKPVTTSYMKMISSYVMQDDQLFPMLTVFETFMFAAEVRLPPSISRAEKKKRVHELLEQLGLTSATHTYIGDEGRRGVSGGERRRVSIGIDIIHKPSLLFLDEPTSGLDSTSAFSVVEKVKDIAKSGSIVLMTIHQPSYRIQMLLDRITVLARGRLVYLGSPTGVAAFLAGFARPVPDGENSLEYLLDVIKEYDESTVGLDPLVLYQRDGIKPDQAAKTPLRKPPKTLKTHRTPYAKSPWTKHISLRSSHFSANGNMNSQRDPKDQSESDVNNYGYDDEDDFDNSLERKVPQTPMSMQSGIHPRLASHFYKDFSVWLYNGVKGTPRRPPTWKNNGAQTPFSGFKSSMSSGQFSMIQQTPSRHVITPVPSAIFTLGREGMDHSSYNPSYEEVFEIEEVLDEPIHRHKFANPWIREVLVLSWRTTLNVIRTPELFLSREIVLTVMGLVLSSFFQRLSHFNFKTINHLLNFYIFTICLVFFSSNDAVPTFIQERFIFIRETSHNAYRASSYVISSLIVYLPFFAIQGFTFVGITQYILRLNSSILSFWLILYSSLITSNAYVMLVSALVPSYITGYAIVIATTALFFLTCGFFLKRTQIPLVWRWLHYISAIKYPFEALLINEFKGTKHCYNGDLADLSPGPLGDVKISPLHNTAISRGDLPQNCTLIGEDVLFSMDITKENIWLDIVILLAWGVLYRLFFYVVLRFYSKNERK; encoded by the exons ATGGCAAAGTTTAAGCGGACAGATAAGAACAGGAGCTTAGAGAGTTTGCTGGACTTGGACAAATCTGCACAATTGAATAAGATCAATGGTAATAATTTGGCGAAGCAGCCAACTCGCAAGCTAATTCCAGGACATGGTCTTGAGTTCAATAATCTGTCTTATAGTGTCACCAAAAAAGTAAAGAAAGATGGTGTTTGGATAAATAAGGAAGCTTATCTTCTTAATGATATATCTGGACAAGCATTGAGAGGTGAAATCATGGCTATTATGGGACCTAGTGGTGCTGGAAAATCTACTTTTCTTGATGCTTTGGCTGGTCGAATTGCTCGTGGAAGTCTTGAAGGAACCGTCAGAATTGATGGCAAACCA GTGACAACAAGTTACATGAAGATGATCTCCTCCTATGTAATGCAAGATGATCAGCTCTTTCCTATGTTGACAGTTTTCGAAACATTCATGTTTGCAGCTGAAGTCAGGCTTCCACCTTCAATATCTAGAGCcgagaagaagaaaagagtcCATGAACTTCTTGAACAATTAGGCTTAACG AGTGCAACACACACGTACATAGGAGATGAAGGAAGAAGAGGAGTGTCAGGGGGAGAACGTCGGAGAGTCTCAATTGGGATTGACATAATCCATAAGCCATCTCTGTTGTTTCTCGATGAACCTACATCAGGTCTTGATTCTACGAGTGCTTTTAGTGTGGTTGAGAAAGTGAAAGACATCGCTAAAAGTGGTAGCATAGTCCTCATGACCATCCACCAACCTTCTTACAGAATCCAAATGCTCCTTGATCGAATCACAGTCCTTGCAAG GGGCAGACTTGTATATTTGGGAAGTCCAACAGGAGTAGCAGCTTTTCTAGCTGGTTTTGCAAGACCAGTTCCAGATGGTGAAAACAGCTTAGAGTACCTCTTAGACGTGATCAAAGAGTACGACGAATCAACTGTGGGGCTTGATCCCCTTGTCTTGTATCAAAGGGATGGCATCAAACCTGATCAAGCTGCAAAAACCCCTCTCCGAAAACCACCCAAAACTCTAAAAACTCATCGTACTCCTTATGCAAAGTCACCCTGGACCAAACATATCAGCCTCCGCAGCTCTCATTTTTCGGCCAATGGAAACATGAATTCCCAAAGAGATCCTAAAGATCAGTCTGAATCTGATGTTAATAATTATGGTTATGATGATGAGGACGATTTTGATAACTCATTGGAGCGGAAGGTTCCACAAACACCTATGAGTATGCAGAGTGGGATTCATCCACGTTTAGCTTCACATTTCTACAAAGATTTCTCAGTTTGGCTATACAATGGTGTTAAAGGAACTCCTCGCCGTCCACCAACATGGAAAAATAACGGAGCACAAACACCTTTTTCTGGTTTTAAATCAAGCATGTCCTCAGGCCAATTCTCAATGATTCAACAAACACCTTCACGTCATGTGATAACTCCAGTACCTTCAGCAATCTTTACTCTGGGACGAGAAGGAATGGATCACTCATCATATAATCCATCTTATGAAGAAgtgtttgaaattgaagaagtacTTGATGAGCCAATTCATAGGCACAAATTTGCAAATCCATGGATTAGAGAAGTTTTAGTACTCTCGTGGCGTACTACATTGAACGTGATTCGCACTCCTGAACTGTTCCTCTCCCGTGAAATTGTTTTAACAGTCATGGGACTTGTCCTGTCTtccttcttccaaagactaagtcatttcaacttcaaaacaatcAATCACCTCCTCAACTTCTACATCTTCACCATTTGTCTAGTCTTTTTCTCGTCGAATGATGCTGTTCCTACTTTCATCCAAGAAAGATTCATCTTCATTCGCGAGACATCTCATAACGCTTATAGGGCATCTTCCTATGTCATTTCTTCCCTTATCGTATACCTCCCCTTCTTCGCGATCCAAGGCTTCACATTTGTTGGCATAACGCAATACATTCTTCGCCTAAATAGCAGCATTCTTAGCTTTTGGCTTATACTTTACTCCTCACTCATAACTAGCAATGCATATGTGATGTTAGTTAGTGCACTTGTTCCAAGTTACATCACAGGGTACGCGATCGTTATAGCTACCACAGCTCTTTTTTTCCTAACATGTGGATTCTTCTTGAAGAGAACTCAGATTCCTTTGGTTTGGAGATGGCTGCATTACATTTCTGCAATCAAATATCCATTTGAAGCATTGCTTATTAATGAATTCAAAGGCACAAAACATTGTTACAATGGTGACCTTGCAGATCTTTCACCTGGTCCTTTAGGTGATGTGAAGATTAGTCCATTGCATAATACTGCAATTTCTAGAGGTGATTTGCCACAAAATTGCACATTGATTGGAGAAGATGTTCTGTTTTCTATGGACATTACAAAGGAGAATATATGGCTGGATATTGTGATCCTGTTGGCTTGGGGAGTTCTTTATCGTCTTTTCTTCTATGTAGTTCTTAGGTTTTACtcaaagaatgaaagaaaatga